One segment of Cololabis saira isolate AMF1-May2022 chromosome 9, fColSai1.1, whole genome shotgun sequence DNA contains the following:
- the LOC133451348 gene encoding phospholipase A and acyltransferase 3-like encodes MSYSFPVPSTLVAPIRKFKDKDGKEPKRGDLIQIFRRLYQHWAVYVGGGDVVHFKPAGRDGGDIACHGKGQVLKENWEDVVENDKWRVKNRLDKKYRPRPANEIVEDACSMLDEEPEYNLVKYNCEHFANEMRYGKPKSRQVKAATAGITAALLAIVQITLTILGYFKQGKGRRSRALVDSIVHDQSLAGFP; translated from the exons ATGTCTT ATTCTTTTCCAGTTCCCAGCACCCTGGTCGCTCCAATCAGGAAGTTCAAGGACAAG GATGGAAAGGAGCCCAAACGTGGAGACCTGATCCAGATCTTCCGTCGTTTGTATCAGCACTGGGCTGTTTATGTTGGTGGTGGAGACGTCGTTCACTTCAAACCAGCTG GGCGAGATGGTGGTGATATTGCTTGTCATGGTAAAGGCCAAGTGTTGAAGGAGAACTGGGAGGACGTGGTGGAGAACGACAAGTGGAGAGTTAAGAATCGCCTGGATAAGAAATACAGACCTCGTCCAGCTAATGAAATCGTGGAGGACGCCTGTTCTATGTTGGATGAAGAACCGGAGTACAACCTGGTGAAGTACAACTGTGAACACTTCGCCAATGAGATGCGCTACGGCAAGCCTAAAAGTCGGCAG GTGAAGGCTGCAACGGCAGGAATAACAGCAGCATTACTAGCAATAGTACAAATAACATTAACAATCTTGGGATACTTTAAGCAAg GTAAAGGCAGAAGGAGCAGGGCCCTTGTGGACAGCATCGTGCATGATCAgtcattggccgggtttccctga